In the Triticum aestivum cultivar Chinese Spring chromosome 2B, IWGSC CS RefSeq v2.1, whole genome shotgun sequence genome, CCCACTGAAGTATCCAGTTATgaagaatgcaacaagcaagaacaagcttaacctgagtggagtatgggtggaatgacttctgatccaggatcttaaaactattcttcagagctccaaatgcccCCTCAACAATTACTCTATGGCTGGAGTGTCTGAGATTAAATAGCTCCTGCGcagtcctaggatagttcctaccagagaactcgtTGAGATGGTACCTAGTTTTCCTAAAGGGTGAAAGAATGCCCGTCTGgcatgcatagccagcatctccaaggtagaacttgccGTCGGGGATGTTGATCCCATTAGGCCGACTCATGCTATCAGTAAGAATATTATCATCATGCGCTGACCCCTCTCAGCCAGccagcacatatgtgaacttcagtTCAAAATcaacagcagcaagcacattctgTCTTGTGTAATCCTTCCTCCCCCTGTATGCTGCAAACTGTTACCTAGGAACTCTGGCaatgacatgagtaccatctattgctcCAATGCAATCCTGGAATGGCATCACAAGCATGTGTTAGTGCTCaacttgaacaatacaagcatatcaagccatgaaaagtgttatattgtcaatgctcaccttgaagtatggataccatcttgggcttccgTGAATCTTGGGTGGAGTCTGCCCAGATGGTCTCTTTatcatctctcctctaagctccccaacagcaaaaagcacctgcttgaaatacctagagatggtctccattgatctcctgaatGTGTTGTGAATGAACCTGAACCTGCACCAACGCCAACCCAACGCCATATGCACTAACCTGCAAGTAAGCCTGTAAAGCAAGGTAACAAATAGCCAGTAGTTACAAGGATATATGCCCAAGAGCAACCCAACACCATGCGCACTATCCTGTACGTAACCCTGGACAGCAAGATAACAAATAGCGAGTAACACATTATTTGAATTGTACTCTCAACCTTGCAAATCTCAATGGCGTCTTTGTTATATTATATCTCCTATATGCAACTTTTTACAATATCGTCAAACAAGTTTTTTGATTGAAAAGAACATTGATGAAGCATCTCTAGGAAACATCTGACTGGCATATGCTCAAACAAAATTAAAGCTCGAGATGGAGCAGAATAGAAGCAACCCACTTGGTATATGAAGTGCATATGTGATTGTTCGCCCTCAGGCTCAAATATTTATTTAGGCTCAAATATAACCGGTTCAATTGCCAAGTGCTCTTGAACTAACTAAATTAAAACTATTTGTCTAACAGAACGCATTATAAACTTCAGGAAGTTGAAACCATTCTAATAGGCTTGGATTTAATTCATCTACCTGGAAGGATCGCCAGATCCCATGCTTATGAAGTGTAGCATTGCAGATAACATTTGATCTCATATCACAtagatgatcttcatgccataatAAAGTAGATCAAAAAACAATGCTTCTTCAGGCCACCATAAGAATGCAACTGAAATCAAGCGCAGACAAAGACAGCAATTGGATTGACCGCCACTTACTTGCAAGATGTCCATAACTCCAGCACCAGCGGAGAAGCACATCTCGATTGCAAGGTGCTTGTGCCAGCGGCGGGACTCTCCGGCAGCTGGGACTGGATAAGCAGCGGGGGGATGATGCAAGAGGCGCGCACCGGGGAGTAGACGGCAGCGTGGCCGAGGATCTCATCGTCTTTTAATAGTAGGGTGACAACTAACTTGCAAATAAAAAAGTGGGAGATGCATCATATCACTTGATAAGAATATACTTGCAAATATTGCCACGGACATTAGCCATAAGCGTGCAACCAAAGCCAATGTCAAGGTTCATCTATATTTAAATTTGTAGTTAGTGAAAACTAACTTGGCACTTGCAATACTGTTTGGTCTAGGGTTACCAGACCTTCCTCCTGTCTAGTGTTGCCACTCAGATGGAAAATTCACGATGGATGATTTTATCAGTTAGCAATAAAGAAGTGAACACCTGTGGTCCTAGGTACCTGACAATCACTTCTCTCCAGGATATAGCATGAGAAACACACTTAAATGCAAATAAAAAAGAGCAATACCAACATACAAGAGGAAGATACCTGAACTTTCAACAGGGATATATAGCTCCTCCCTGGTCATCTTCTTCTGACTGAAGTTAGATTTTGCCCTGAATATATGTGCAATGGTGAGCACTGCACTTACTTTGCCAATTCCTGTTGCAATCAAATTTGTCAACATCGTTAGACCATATTTTCCATGAATACACTGACTTTCTCAAGGGAATTAAAATTTAAGGGTCAAACAATTTCAGTTTTTGGGAGAAAATCAAAGATGAATGTGTAGCCGTGAAGCCTGATGCCCATTGTTGTCTTGAAGTTCCTGCACCATCAAACAAATATCAGTGCATTTCTGTACTAATCCAGACCAAACAAATCAAGTGAACAATCCTAATCATACTAATCCTGAACCTCCTCTGCCGGCAACCGCCCGCTTCCTCTGCCAGTATAGCGCCACACACACGAACACAGGCGCACGTCGACCGGCGCACGTTTCGCACACACGCCACACGCATCTGCCGCCCTACGGGAGCACATAACACGGACGAGCGCATATGCACAGAGCCGCTGCCTGTGTATATACTAACATGGATAGTTATGCTCGACACTTCTAAACCAAAAATCTGAAGTTAGTTCATGACACATACTTGTCTCGTACACTCAGCACAACAAAAGCTCCTGAAAAAATTGTATCATGTTAATACCAAATTGCATCATTAGTCAAGAAAACCAGAAGTATCCGGGGGAGGATCAAATGCATAGCCGTACCTGAGAGGTCTCAGGTTCATGAAAAGCGAGTCAGCCTTTAGAAACCTCGTGATTTCTTGCACGACATGCCCCCATTCCCTGTAATCAGCTTCCTGCAACATTTCATCTTCTTAATTTGAGCCAGAGAATGAAAAGAGAGCTGATTGCATAGGGATGGGAATCAAGGAAGGAAAAAGAGAGAGAATAATTGAACTGGACTTGGAGGTTCTTCTTGAATTCGTCGAGGAATATCCGGATTTGGGCAGCGAGGTGGGGTACAGTTTGAACGCGGAGGGAGAGCATAAGCGCGACGAGGAGGAACCTGCCGAGGAAGCGCAGGTGATTGATGGAGGCCCCGAGGTGGTCGTGGAGGAAGTAAGCACGGTGGAGGACGGGTTGCACGAGAGCGGCGGAGCCACCCATCTGGCCACCGCGGGCACCGAACGCCAACCGCCCTTGTCCGGCCTCCCCCGATTCTTCAACGACGCCATACACAGCCAACCCTCCTCTGTCTCTCGCCAGTACTACCATGTCTCGTCCGGGCAACGCCCACGTCGTCTCTCTCTCGCGTGCTCCCAAGATCCAGACCGTGAAGATCGGGGGATATGGGGCTGGAGGAGGTGGAGTTCCGGGTGGGAGATGGAGAGGGCACGAGTGCGAGAGAAGCCGCCGGTGGCGACGGTCCAGTTGCCGGTGCCGAAGGAGCTGGGGTGGGCTGATTGGGGCGAGGCGGTGGCAGATGGAGAGCGCCTTCTCCGGTGGCCGGCGCTGGAGGAGCATGGACGGTGGAGATGACTGTGGTGGCGGCACTGTGAAGGCAACCCTAGCGGCCTAGCCTCCAGCCGGAGGTGGAAAGGAGAGGGGGTGGGAGGAGAAGAAAACGGTAAGGCGCTCATCTCTCTGTTCAATGCGTTTTCTCTGCGAGAAGGCTAGCCCACGCGAGCGCCTAGCAAGTTAAATCTCTCGACGCAAATACTGTTCCCAGTCCGACGTGGCACGCGCGAGCGACCGCCCATGTCGCGTAGTTAATGCGTTTAATGTGGAAGCATTGTTAATTTAACgcaaatgttaacgcccacacgtgtgggcgtttgcatctcgctcACACTCGTAGATCCGCGTCCGTTCGTGtgcgcacgaatcttggcatgtttttAGTGCCACATAGGACTGgcctggtgtgtgggcgttcacccggtcgcccacatgtccgtttcaccacacgggaggggctggtgtgtgggcgttcagcagttCACCCACACGCCATTTTCCACGCACGCACAAgggctagtgtgtgggcatttgccatctcgcccataCGTCCATCTCCTCTTCCACacccaagctgctagttgccaCATGCTTTGCAGCGCACATGGCAACTGtcctagtgtgctttataagcaggtgacaactctctttttacccgaattgccatgtgttttgcagggtacacgacaACTGCCTAGTGTCCACGTAAGCAGATGGGAACTCTCTCTTTACCGAGTTGCCatatgtttttgcatggtacatggcaactgccctaacgtgcatgtaagcagatgacaactcttcctttttacatggcaactgccctagcatgcttgtgagcacatggcaactctctcaactgcctagtgttagtatgtggcaacttctaaaattttgaaatcatggcaactacagtagaccagaccatacgtggcaactacagttgagcaaccatggcaactgcagttgtccgacatggcaaccgtagttcagcgacatggcaactacagttaaacgaacatggacaagagtctggaccatggcaactgcgggcgcgcggtgacTGTAACGCGTGGCGTGCGGGATCAGGAGGTATGAGGCCTGACAtacggggcgtgtgggcgttatctacttcgcccacacgcacgcgtgtgagatgGACCGGGAGAGAAAAAAAGGTGTGTGAACATTACttattttgcccacacgtagatctgtgggctgttcctcttatacaccacaTTAAATGTGTGGGCAGTCTccctaacgcccacacatgtggcacTTATCGGCGTCCTAATTTAAACCCACTTAGAATGCATGTTGCGTGGTAGaggcatacactagtagaaaaaggacctaatatgagacacattagtgtggGTTTGATTTttagccggcactaatgtgtccaatagtgccggttccaacggctagccggccgttctcattagtaccggttcgtgtcgaacctttagcaccggttcctaccacgaaccggtactaaagaggatggtggcagggtgttgtcagtctggggcccctccagcaccttcagtaccggttcgtgccacgaaccggtactacaggtcgacctacataaacccttcgtccagccgagccactctgttcttcccctttcccctcacatcctctcttcttcccctctcttcctcgagctcctcacaaatttttcccaaaatttgtcaagatttggaggcccccatccattcaaatgatcacaaaggttagcaactttgtcctttcaactctcattgctagattagctcttgcaatgctttgtatagtgattaatttgggaggaattatatttgctagtatttgatttatatgaaatttg is a window encoding:
- the LOC123042634 gene encoding uncharacterized protein, which translates into the protein MLTNLIATGIGKVSAVLTIAHIFRAKSNFSQKKMTREELYIPVESSVVTLLLKDDEILGHAAVYSPVRASCIIPPLLIQSQLPESPAAGTSTLQSRCASPLVLELWTSCKLTCRLVHMALGWRWCRFRFIHNTFRRSMETISRYFKQVLFAVGELRGEMIKRPSGQTPPKIHGSPRWYPYFKDCIGAIDGTHVIARVPR